A region of Procambarus clarkii isolate CNS0578487 chromosome 48, FALCON_Pclarkii_2.0, whole genome shotgun sequence DNA encodes the following proteins:
- the LOC138351203 gene encoding putative uncharacterized protein DDB_G0291608, with the protein MPTLAARPHQQHAHTSSTPTPSARAHQQHAHTSSTPTLAARPHQQHAHTSSTPTPSARPNQQHAHTSSTPTLAARPHQQHADTSSTPTPAARPHQQHAHTSSTPTLAARPHQQHAHTSSTPTPSARPNQQHAHTSTARPHQQHAHTNNTPTLAARPNQQHAHTSSTPTLAARPQQQHAHTSSTPTPAARPHQQHPHTSSTPTLAARPHQQHAHTSSTPTLSARPHQQHAHTSSTPTLASRPHQQHAHTSSTPTPSARPNQQHAHTSSTPTLAARPHQQHAHTSSTPTPAARPHQQHAHTSSTPTLAARPHQQHARTRSTPTPSARPHQQHAHTSSTPTPAARHNTSAVFINPGESTFQVHVVHT; encoded by the exons ATGCCCACACTAGCAGCACGCCCACACCAACAACACGCCCACACTAGCAGCACGCCAACACCATCAGCACGCGCACAccagcagcacgcccacaccagcagcacgcccACACTAGCAGCACGCCCACACCAACAACACGCCCACACTAGCAGCACGCCCACACCATCAGCACGCCCAAACCAGCAGCATGCCCACACTAGCAGCACGCCCACACTAGCAGCACGCCCACACCAACAACACGCCGACACTagcagcacgcccacaccagcagcacgcccacaccagcagcacgcccACACTAGCAGCACGCCCACACTAGCAGCACGCCCACACCAACAACACGCCCACACTAGCAGCACGCCCACACCATCAGCACGCCCAAAccagcagcacgcccacaccagca cagcacgcccacaccagcagcacgcccacaccaACAACACGCCCACACTAGCAGCACGCCCAAAccagcagcacgcccacaccagcagcacgcccacactagcagcacgcccacaacaacaacacgccCACACTagcagcacgcccacaccagcagcacgcccacaccagcagcaccccCACACTAGCAGCACGCCCACACTAGCAGCACGCCCACACCAACAACACGCCCACACTAGCAGCACGCCCACACTATcagcacgcccacaccagcagcacgcccacaccagcagcacgcccACACTAGCATCACGCCCACACCAACAACACGCCCACACTAGCAGCACGCCCACACCATCAGCACGCCCAAACCAGCAGCAtgcccacaccagcagcacgcccACACTAGCAGCACGCCCACACCAACAACACGCCCACACTagcagcacgcccacaccagcagcacgcccacaccagcagcacgcccACACTAGCAGCACGCCCACACTAGCAGCACGCCCACACCAACAACACGCCCGCACTAGGAGCACGCCCACACCATcagcacgcccacaccagcagcacgcccacaccagcagcacccccacaccagcagcac GACACAACACATCGGCAGTGTTCATCAATCCCGGTGAATCCACTTTCCAGGTACACGTCGTCCACACCTAA
- the LOC138351204 gene encoding uncharacterized protein: MRSECNNRLQHPRTFGYRTTIVHEVKRQKDIIDDLEEDDIIDDLEEEDNIDDLEGEDNIDDLEEEDNIDDLEGEDNIDDLEEDIIDDLEGEDNIDDLEEEDNIDDLEEEDNIDDLEEEDNIDDLEEDDIIDDLEEDDNIDDLVEDDIIDDLQENDIIDDNEEEDIIDDLEENGIIDDLEGDDNIDGLEEEEDNIDDLEGEDNIDDLEGEDNIDDLEEEDNIDDLEGEGNIDDLEGEDNIDDLEGEDNIDDLEGENNIDDLEGEDNIDDLEGEDNIDDLEGEDNIDDLEGEDNIDDLEGEDNIDDLEEEDNIDDLEEEDNIDDLEGEGNIDDLEGEDNIDDLEGEDNIDDLEGENNIDDLEGEDNIDDLEGEDNIDDLEGEDNIDDLEEEDNIDDLEGEDNIDDLEGENNIDDLEGEDNIDDLEGENNIDDLEGEDNIDDLEEEDNIDDLEGEDNIDDLEEEDNIDDLEGEDNIDDLEEEDNIDDLEEEDNIDDLEGEDNIDDLEKEDNIDDLEEEDNIDDLEGEDNIDDLEGEDNIDDLEEEDNIDDLEEEDNIDDLEEEDNIDDLEEEDNIDDLEGEDNIDDLEGEDNIDDLEGEDNIDDLEGEDNIDDLEGEDNIDDLEEEDNIDDLEGEDNIDDLEGEDNIDDLEGEDNIDDLEEEDNIDDLEEEDNIDDLEEEDNIDDLEGEDNIDDLEGEDNIDDLEEEDNIDDLEEEDNIDDLEGEDNIDDLEGEDNIDDLEEEDNIDDLEGEDNIDDLEGEDNIDDLEEEDNIDDLQEGKWLRIYRLILRRLSGVCVAIVTIIFCCHVTGLCCKRSWSSSSQAMLELTCCSKQQTTPPHLYLSLHYYT; the protein is encoded by the exons ATGAGATCTGAGTGTAACAATCGTCTCCAACACCCAAGGACCTTCGGGTATCGAACTACGATCGTGCACGAAGTGAAGCGGCAG AAGGATATCATTGATGATCTGGAGGAGGACGATATCATTGATGatctggaggaggaggataacATTGATGATCTGGAGGGGGAGGATAACATTGATGatctggaggaggaggataacATTGATGATCTGGAGGGGGAGGATAACATTGATGATCTGGAGGAGGATATCATTGATGATCTGGAGGGGGAGGATAACATTGATGatctggaggaggaggataacATTGATGatctggaggaggaggataacATTGATGatctggaggaggaggataacATTGATGATCTGGAGGAGGACGATATCATTGATGATCTGGAGGAGGACGATAACATTGATGATCTGGTGGAGGACGATATCATTGATGATCTGCAGGAGAACGATATCATTGATGATAATGAGGAGGAAGATATCATTGATGATCTGGAGGAGAACGGTATCATTGATGATCTGGAGGGGGATGATAACATTgatggtctggaggaggaggaggataacaTTGATGATCTGGAGGGGGAGGATAACATTGATGATCTGGAGGGGGAGGATAACATTGATGatctggaggaggaggataacATTGATGATCTGGAGGGGGAGGGTAACATTGATGATCTGGAGGGGGAGGATAACATTGATGATCTGGAGGGGGAGGATAACATTGATGATCTGGAGGGGGAGAATAACATTGATGATCTGGAGGGGGAGGATAACATTGATGATCTGGAGGGGGAGGATAACATTGATGATCTGGAGGGGGAAGATAACATTGATGATCTGGAAGGGGAGGATAACATTGATGATCTGGAAGGGGAGGATAACATTGATGatctggaggaggaggataacATTGATGatctggaggaggaggataacATTGATGATCTGGAGGGGGAGGGTAACATTGATGATCTGGAGGGGGAGGATAACATTGATGATCTGGAGGGGGAGGATAACATTGATGATCTGGAGGGGGAGAATAACATTGATGATCTGGAGGGGGAGGATAACATTGATGATCTGGAGGGGGAGGATAACATTGATGATCTGGAGGGGGAGGATAACATTGATGatctggaggaggaggataacATTGATGATCTGGAGGGGGAGGATAACATTGATGATCTGGAGGGGGAGAATAACATTGATGATCTGGAGGGGGAGGATAACATTGATGATCTGGAGGGGGAGAATAACATTGATGATCTGGAGGGGGAGGATAACATTGATGatctggaggaggaggataacATTGATGATCTGGAGGGGGAGGATAACATTGATGatctggaggaggaggataacATTGATGATCTGGAGGGGGAGGATAACATTGATGatctggaggaggaggataacATTGACGatctggaggaggaggataacATTGATGATCTGGAAGGGGAGGATAACATTGATGATCTGGAGAAGGAGGATAACATTGATGatctggaggaggaggataacATTGATGATCTGGAGGGGGAGGATAACATTGATGATCTGGAAGGGGAGGATAACATTGATGatctggaggaggaggataacATTGATGatctggaggaggaggataacATTGATGatctggaggaggaggataacATTGATGatctggaggaggaggataacATTGATGATCTGGAGGGGGAGGATAACATTGATGATCTGGAGGGGGAGGATAACATTGATGATCTGGAGGGGGAGGATAACATTGATGATCTGGAGGGGGAGGATAACATTGATGATCTGGAGGGGGAGGATAACATTGATGatctggaggaggaggataacATTGATGATCTGGAGGGGGAGGATAACATTGATGATCTGGAGGGGGAGGATAACATTGATGATCTGGAGGGGGAGGATAACATTGATGatctggaggaggaggataacATTGATGatctggaggaggaggataacATTGATGatctggaggaggaggataacATTGATGATCTGGAGGGAGAGGATAACATTGATGATCTGGAGGGGGAGGATAACATTGATGatctggaggaggaggataacATTGATGatctggaggaggaggataacATTGATGATCTGGAGGGAGAGGATAACATTGATGATCTGGAGGGGGAGGATAACATTGATGatctggaggaggaggataacATTGATGATCTGGAGGGAGAGGATAACATTGATGATCTGGAGGGGGAGGATAACATTGATGatctggaggaggaggataacATTGATGATCTGCAGGAGGGAAAATGGTTGAGAATTTATCGATTGATTCTGAGGAGGCTGTCTGGCGTCTGTGTTGCCATagttaccatcatcttttgttgcCATGTCACTGG